The Ipomoea triloba cultivar NCNSP0323 chromosome 13, ASM357664v1 genomic interval ATATATATTTATCAAAAGTGAACATCCTCTTCACCAAACTCCCTTTTTTCTCCCTAAATTCTTCTTTCCTCATATTTATCCCAATTCCTAACAAAATATCTATTTCTTTCCTTTTGATTTTAGAGCATCTCTGACAAAAACCACTTGTGATCAACACTCTATGGTGCAGCAATATGATAAGTATTCAAGTTTAGAGAATGAATTTTaaacttacaatttttttttagtgttgaTAGAAAATGGAATTGAAGCATTTgtttcatctcaattaaaagtctaaTCGCTTGGGATTGACTCTGATGcaaaattgaaacatgtgtttcatctcattaaaagtctaaacttctgacaaaatatgaaatcaCCAGTCCCAAACGCCCCCACAGTTTGTAGAGGGATAAAGCTTTTGCTTATTTGCTCATTATGCACAAGGTACCTCTTCATTTTCTCAATTGCTTTCACACTGCAGCTGGTGAGACTCAATTGTTGATCTCTTGTGACAAATTCGGATtattaaaagtctaaactgatagttagaCTGCaagtttatgtttatatattagaTGCTGAAACAAATAGTATCACAATACATCTTCCTTCATAAAGATTGGAATTCATCCGCAACCAATATGCACCCTGCGTTTATCTGAAGAACAACGAGTACAGAAGTGCAAACCTGAGAGACAAAAGATGAAAGCAAAGCAGATTCTGTCTAATTACACAGATTAAAAGCCCCGACATGTTACAATCAAGTTTCGGGATTATATACAACTAAGAACTGATAGTATAAAACCAAAACTAAGAGGTTGAAAGCTGCATAGCTTATTAGCATTTCCTCAGCTATCAAACTCTGGACTGGAACTACTACTTTCAACCGAGTctgattggaaaaaaaatatttatatatatagagttagcTCACAATACAGAGCCtaaaaattgatcttcatttcatAGAGTTTCTGCGAGTTTGGATGTCAATGCTACCCGAAGCTGATCTTGGTTGTAAAACCGGGTTCCCATCTTCACGGCGGCTTGTTGGATCATCAAATCATTCACCACAGAAACACTGGCATGGGTGACATCTAGGTCCAACTCCATGAGAGCGACCATTAGGCGAGCTGCGGGGTGGTTCTTTTTGCTGCATTGTATTCGAATCATGGCGTCCCAGCCCATGACTTTCACGTCCACATCCATGTCCGGGATCTTGTGGGGGGTAGGTTTCTTGGGGTCGGGATGGCGGTCATGGCGGGGCTCTTTGGTGGACAATTCTTTCTTCAAGGATTGGGCTTGGACCTTCAGGTCGTCTATGTAGGATTCTGAGGTTTCGAGCTTTGATTTCAGCTCGTTTATGTAGGCAATGGCGTCCCCGAGAAGGGAAGCTTTGTCCATCTTGGACACATTTGGGACTACTGCCCTTAAGGCATAGAACCTTTGGTTCAACTTCTCCCTCCTCTGCCTCTCTGCTTCTACATGGTTCAATGGCTCCTCTCGCCCGTTTGCTGGCTTCCTCCCCCGCTTTCTTGGCCGTTTCTCGGCCGGTGCCAGGGCTTCCACGGCCCGGCTGTCGGCCTCCTTCACCACCGATGCCTCGAGATCGGAATGATCAGAAGAATCCCCAATTCCCATGGAGGATTTCACCATTCCAGAGCCCATTCCAGAGCCAAAAGAGAGCATTCCTTCTTCGTTGCTCGCCTTTAACGTTGCTGATCTTTTCTTGCTTTTGCTCTCATCTCCACCAGGAAATTGACAAGAATTcccatttccatttcttttagTACCACTCTCCCCAAAGTTCAAGATTTCCCCAGCCTCGGGCTTGCAAGAATTAGACGAATTcccatttccatttccatttctaAGATTATTGTTATTACCTCCATCAAATCCAAACTCGGAGAAATTCAATTCCCGGGTGAAATACCCTTGTGATTGTTGAGAATCATGGTGATTATTACCAGTACTTGGATTCTCGTTTCGGAACACAATTTCCTTTACGCTACTGGACGGAATTGAATTCTCTTGAACTGAGGTGTTCACGGATTCTTTCACATCGACACCGGAAGACGACGTCGGCTCAGTGAGCCAGAGCG includes:
- the LOC116002067 gene encoding transcription factor MYC2-like gives rise to the protein MTDYRLPAMNMWAPSADASDDNASMMEAFISSDHPPVFWAPPTSMAPPPHHHNHNHNSSSSSAASSVVLNQETLQQRLQTLIDGARETWTYAIFWQASVVDFAAPSLLGWGDGYYKGEEDKGKRNRPASSPAEQAHRKKVLRELNSLISGPASTDESVDEEVTDTEWFFLVSMTHSFINGSGLPGQAFCSSSPIWIAGQDKLSSSPCERARQAQTFGLRTMVCIPSANGVVELGSTELILQSFDLMNKVRVLFNFNNPDMGSISGSVSWAAPPENDPSALWLTEPTSSSGVDVKESVNTSVQENSIPSSSVKEIVFRNENPSTGNNHHDSQQSQGYFTRELNFSEFGFDGGNNNNLRNGNGNGNSSNSCKPEAGEILNFGESGTKRNGNGNSCQFPGGDESKSKKRSATLKASNEEGMLSFGSGMGSGMVKSSMGIGDSSDHSDLEASVVKEADSRAVEALAPAEKRPRKRGRKPANGREEPLNHVEAERQRREKLNQRFYALRAVVPNVSKMDKASLLGDAIAYINELKSKLETSESYIDDLKVQAQSLKKELSTKEPRHDRHPDPKKPTPHKIPDMDVDVKVMGWDAMIRIQCSKKNHPAARLMVALMELDLDVTHASVSVVNDLMIQQAAVKMGTRFYNQDQLRVALTSKLAETL